The Centropristis striata isolate RG_2023a ecotype Rhode Island chromosome 1, C.striata_1.0, whole genome shotgun sequence nucleotide sequence CTCCAGTATGCTGAGTGGGAGAAGATGAAACACATCGCCCCGTAcagtcagtctctctctctctctctctttatatgcgtgcctgcacctcctcctctctccttcagtACCCTCAGACCCCCATTTTGTCTTCCAGCTCCAGTGACCCTGGACCCCAGGACAGCAGGCCAGTCTCTGAGGGTGTCTCCAGgtttaaacattgtacatttcATCCCTGGACCATCACAGGGGCTGGAGCAGAGCCTGGATGCTGCTGTCCAGGTCCCAGATAACCCAGAACGTTTCCACCCTTATTCCTGCATCCTGGCGAGAGAGGGCTTTGACTCAGGAGTGCACTGTTGGGATATTGAGGTATTTACATACTGTGTGTGCTAGAGCCTGAGCACTATAATTATTGATTAAAGAAATTGTCTTGgaagattttcttttaaattaatgtCACTACAGTTCGCTGAATGAGTAAAGCCTATTGCGTACTGATGAAAGCCTTTGCATGTGCAGCATTACAAACTGGCTGtcttaaaaaacatgaaagtgaAATCCAAAAACACACCATAAACCGAGATTTTTAAGATTGTTACTAAAACTGGCTTAGAAAGTAAAATGTACTGTAGTGGATGTTGTCATTGTGCCTTGGCCTTgggttttgaagccttgagttcatTTTAGTAGTTTTAGCCATTGTGATCATTTGAATCCtcaagtgaccatatttggacaacaGGAAAATGAAAAGACACTTAACATTCctgaactgaaaacactttGAAAATGTCAAAGTTCTCAGATGAAAACACATGATGCACCATGGTAGCGAGTTGTTAATCATAAGCCCCACTCTAAGGTAAAAACCTGTGTTCTTGACTGTTTTTCTAATAATTCAAGTTTCAtaatcatcattttaaaaaataacacctTGCTGTATTtcagaagacttgaaactagcaattgagatcataaactaattaggaaaatgtttactgatgtAGCAAATCAAGTGAGATGACATTTTCTCATAAACTTTCATAGTCTGACTTGTTTTTGAAGCcagtgtagtcgccccctgctggccattagaaagaatgcactTGCACTGGCTTCACCTTTTAGACCTGTATGTTGAATTTGTTGAGTTCACATGATTGATAGGCtgcttttaatgtattatttagttTCTTATATGTCATATGTTTGTGTCAAATTCTTCTCTCTGTTGATTTCATCAGGTTGGTGATGCCGACAATTGGACAGTTGGTGTGGCTGCTCAGTCAGTGCCCAGAAGGACAGAGTTTGAGGCCTGTCCAGAGGCAGGACTCTGGTGTATCAGCCTGCGAGAAGGCGAGTACCAAGTCCTGACCACTCCAGCTCAGACCCTTAAGTCTCACCACATCAGCAGGGTCCGTGTGAGGCTGGACTGGGATGAGGGGACTCTGGGATTCATGAATGCTGATACTGACATGCATCTTTACACGTTTACACATCGCTTTACTGAAAAGGTGTACCCATACTTTGAGAGCCTATCTCTGTGTGGGGGCTTTGCTTTGTTGGCACAGAGCGTGAACGTCAGCATGGATTCAGATTACTTCCCCGTGGAGGACACTGCTATCaatgagaagaaaaatgaaTCCTGCGCTGAGGGAGACATTAACGCCGCATCAACTGAAAGCGACGGCAAGATGTCGGAGCACAGACGTCTGACTGAAGACAAAGACCTGCTGATTTGttctgagagagaggagaaggaaacCAAACCTCAGAGATTCACCTCGAAGAACCAGCTTGTTAAAACAAAACCCGCTCGAAAGGAAAAGTCTAAAGACAACAAACCTGCCGTCAAAAAACAGAGTGGCAAGCCCAGGTTCAGTGTGGCCTACcatgtctcactgaacagagcCCTAAACACCATCAACAATGAATCTGACAATCTTCGTTTCTAGTAATGCTGGCAGTGTGTCTCTAGGGATGTAAATGTCAGTTGGTGCACCACTTTGATCCAGAtggaaatatctcaacaactgttGGATGGGTTGCCATGAATTGTTTTTAAGACATCCACGGTCCACAGAGGATGCATCCGGATGACTTTTCATCCAAGAGGTCGACAACGGCAGTTTCAATTAATTGTCTCAACTATCGGATGAACTTCCATATAATTTTTTATAGACATTAATGTTCCTGTCAGGATGACTTGTGATTAATTTAGTGATCTATTGACTTTACATTTAGGTGAACACTAGGGGTGTAACGATACATCGATATAGATCCATATATCGATTAATTGGTGAATGACATTGATGCATATCGCCGTCTTTaatgtatgcttttattttgacaatctccctgttttgttttgagaaGTACACTGAGCACACAGATAATACCAATCTTGGGAATGGTCTATGTTAATAATTTAATGATCATCACAGACTCTTTCAGTTAacccataaaaaacatttgcacttaaacctcctcttatgttgcgggtcaaattgacccatttcaaagtttaaaaatctaaaacaaaaataaaatagttaaaagttgtttttttgtcaaatgaaatttaaaaaaaatatcaatgtcatgtaaaaccattgtattttatatgtaggtctttccaatgtatgtatatttatattttttttaaatgaacatgcatttttttatgaaaaatgtgtgaattatcctcattgaaccatgatctgtgagaggtagaGTTGAACCATtgaactaaatattgattgaaattgagttattaatgaaatataaacaacgtttattgggattttttagtttctgacacttttagaTGATTAAACACGCCTTGGGTTATTGTTGTTCCTAAAAAAAcctaacataacaggagggttaaatgaaCTGTAGCACTATGTAGTGAGCAGAAGGTCTATTTTTATcctttgtattaaaaaagaatgGATTGTTTTTGATTTCAATATCTGATTTGATATAAAGGTAACAGGTTGTGTTAAATGGCCATATGATAACGTCTCATAGCAATAGCAGGCAACTGAATCGAACTGAACTGAAGTCGTACCGCAGCAGACTTTACACCCCTAGTGAACACAACATACCTGCTAAATATCAACATGATAGCATATGAATAAGCTGACGCATTTAGTGCAAAGTCGGTAGCATTGATGTACTCTTAGTCTTGTTTTGGAGCGAATTAGTTTGGattttgtgttgctgtgtgcTCATCAGTATGTTAAACCTTTTAAAATCGGTTATATCCCAAACAGTtagatgttttaaatgttgatgCTTGCATAAAAACTCTTCTCttcatgtattttattgcaaaaaGTGCATTAGATTTggtaaaatagattttatttattattataaaaaaattaaaaaacagcacCACAATATGTCCAGAACAGTATTTACAGATGTATTTGTCCCTGGAAATATAtgtcttccttttttctctttcctgttAGATATATACAAATTATCCTCTTTCACAGTCTTCTCAGCCTCCTGCTGTCTCATAGACACACTCTGCCCTCCATGATGTCGTCATATAGTTCATCAGTAACGGCCTCGTAACGGCCACCACGACtgttcagaaaataaatattttcactcGAGTCTTGTGGCTTGTATTCTTCCCTCTGCAGCCGTGTCTTCTGAATTTTAAAGGTACCTGAGGACAAAAGCGGAAAGTTTAACGTGTGAccttttgaatgtttttgtgtgtttgcgtgtcCTTGcatctctgtctcacctgtagTGTCAACAGATGGCATGAGTCGCAGGAAGACGGGGCGCGCGTAGGAAGGCAGGGCTTTCTGTACAGCAATCAAGAACGCATTGAGGTCAAACTGGCCTCCTGCGTGAGCTATCGCTGCCATGCCGGCCTTCCCCtccacacctgcacacacacacacacacacacacacacacacacacacacacacacacacacacacacacacacacacacacacacacacacacacacacacacacacacacacacacacacacacacacacacacacacacacaggtgaggtAATGAACAGAAGACTTCAAGATATAACACCCACATTAACCCTCTAAGCCCAATTTAATTgactaccctttcagacccttcgggctgaaaatgtccacttccaaaaaaaaaaaagcaataaaaaactttacagattaatatttttttcaattttttcctGCATAAACCTcgtaaacaacttctgcccagCACAAAACTaccacatttttaaacatttttggcattttaacactttaaatgccagtttgattgcacaatgtcactgatgtttttttatggatgaaaaaaaaacaacacaaaaatgtagttatttttcatataatatataatttttggctgggctttggtttttatcacagccttagATATGTCAAAGATAAAAAACACTATTTATTTGGATTTGAATGatgattttagtttttgtgtcgtgtcagatttaaaatttactaccctttcagacccttcgggctcaaaatatatcaagaaaaaaaaccttcttccaAAATCCATgccatttgcagtatcacagccaaaattattgccaaaacaaaagtaaaaaaatgacaaatatggctgaaaatgtccacagttgtcccagagggttaagctaTAAGCCTTTCATTAATTCTTCTGCTCTGTATGTTTTTTCCCTGTCCTGATTGTTTACCTGGTACAGAAACTCCATAGACGGCTACGACAGTGTGTCCCAGCAGGCGGCTGAGGACTCCCTCCACCTCTGTGGTGGAAACGTTCTCCCCACGCCAGCGAAATGTGTCGCCGCTGCGGTCCCTGAAATACATGTAGCCGTATTCATCCATCACCAGTATGTCGCCTGAGAACGagggatagacagacagacataatcatcataatcatcatcatccctGCAGGGGACGACAGAGGAGAAGACAAGCAGGACGGTGAAGCCTGGAGTGATGATGACTCACAGATACAGGTTTGACTTTGATCTGATGCAAAGATGATTCACTATAAATGTGGCAATTATGGACTTGATTAAAGATTTCCCATGATGACTAGCTGTAGTTGGCTTTACTGTGTTACGCACTCTGTTGCTGCTGTCAGTTTGTTGTGTGTCTCTGGTTGagctagggctgggtgatatatggatataaaagatatatcgatatattttaaaagtgaAATGGAATCTGactatatcacatatatcgatatagttctttttttttctttctttatatataaatgctgcccttactagggtttgtcatatttagttcttttgtaatgttcgttattcttttctcatataaatatatttatttcagaaaaagattggcctattttatttcataggctatttttatttaagatttttttttcatttaaatgtgcactttatggagctttgatttgaaaaaaagatactcctgttgttatacagtattgatgttcacttaaataagaAGTTTTCAATTAAACTCCTTGtggcatgtcatatttgactttgactgaacatttgctctcactttgcgatacaaatatcgggatatataagGTATATCGAaaatcagcctaaatatatcgggatatgacttttggtccatatcgcccagccctatgttgaGCCAGTTGATTTCAAGGGTTAAATAAAGTTTAGTGTCTCTATCAGACGTCATTATTTGTTGTTTCACACTCATATGGAGCTGGAACATATTCCAGCATTCACTGTGTGGAAGGTGGGAAACAAGATGAACAGGTTCCCAGTCCATCATCACAGACAGTGAgtcacatttgaattaaatgttccAATCCAGCTGTCTGTATGTTTTTAGACTGTGGGTGGAAACATGTTTGAACCCAAACAGTGACTGTATTCTaatgagacacaaagagacataccTGAGACATAAGCAGAGTCCCCCATCTTAAAGACATTGTGGGCTATTTTACGATTGGTGGAATCTTTATCAACGTAGCCGTCAAATCTCCTGAGTGGATCCGTGTCGTTGATGCGTCCCACTAACATTCCTGGCTcggctgcagagacagagagagataagagaggagaaaacaggacattttgatgcatttgtaatatttgtattCAGTcctggctttgtgtgtgtgtgtgtgtgtgtgtgtgtgtgtgtgtgtgtgtgtgtgtgtgtgttctcaccaGGCAGACAGGGTATACAGAGTCCCTGTGAATCCCTGAGCAGCTCTCCGTTCTCCTGCACCCTGACCAGTCTGATGGGGTAAAAGGTGGGCAGGATGCGACTGTTGAAGCCACACGCCCCCACCTGGACATGTGGGACATGTACATGAGACAGGACGCAGTTTGGAAAATCCTTCTCTCTACCTTGAACACATTTAAAGCAACACACACCTTGCCGTCTATGTTGAGCAGGCTGCAGTTGCACTCTGTGGCGCCATAAAATTCTCCGACTCGTCTGATTCTGAATCTCTGGACAAACTCTTCCCACACAGAAGGACGGAGGCCGTTACCATAGGCAACACGCACCTGGTGATGCGCCTCTGACGAACGAACCGGCTGAGCCAACAGGTAACGACAGATCTCCCCTATGTATTGAATTACCTTGTGAAAAAAGATACAGTTTAAGTCAGTTTCGGTTCAAGAGAATGAATCAGCCTTCAATCACATACAGACACTGGGTCAGGAGCCTACAGGGTAcctcagcagtggtggaatgtaactaagtacatttactcaagtattgtactttagtacaattttgaagtatgtttagtttacttgagtatttccaattCATCTACCTTAATACTTCTACTCTGCTAAATTTTAGAggtagttacttttcaggtcaagatttaacataaaaaacatgatacatttaagtgatgagacattttttttttaattaaacctcataagagtatatttagtaaataaaatgagccctaccttgagaaaatgtaaaagctGCTTAAAATACTCATAATCTAATtatatttagattatatataacAATTTGATTAGGTTGATTCTGAATAACTAGTAGCTTTACTTTTATAcattctgatgctgatacttttgtacttttacttcagttagtgaatgcatgacttttacttgtagcggAGATATTTTCCAGTgtgctattagtacttttacttaattaaggGATCTAAATGCTTTTTCCACCCCTGCTCTTCAGCAAAATTTTACACGAGGCCATGGTGGGAGCAGGTCGGGTGGATAGATGGAACAAACACTGTACTTTCACACTGGAAGCTACTGTTTGTGTCCCgtgcaaaacaatcacaaacgtACATTAACGCACATTTtttctaaccttaaccaagtagttctgttgcCAAACATATTCATTgaattcacaatgttaaccacatgATGAAGTCCAAAACGAATGTTAAAAGTATATTCTGTGCTTTAAAAAGTGACAAGCAGCTGGACCGTCGTCATTGCTAGTTGTATTTAGACGCAGTGTGTACTTACAGTGCAGTTGTACTTGACGCAGTCATCCCAGAAGCGACTGGCTGAGAACTTCCTCCTGACTACAACAGTCAAACCAAAGAGCAAACACTGGCCAACACCCATGATGGTACCTGTAAACAATCATATTTTCacaatgaataaacattaacacaataaaaaaagacataataatagtcaactgtttttcttttctacgGATTATGGCAAGATATTTTCTGGATACTAATCAGTACAGCTGTGACGATTAGTCGATTAATCAATGAGTCGATCGACAGAAAATAATCTCCATCAATTCTTATAATCGATTTGTTGTTAAGGtacttttttatgcaaaaattgcagaaatgttttttcaagctCTCCATTATGGAgatttatctgttttatatgatttaaagtgaatatctttgggttttagacagaaaaagacatcatcttggactttgagaagctggatggatatttttaaattaatttaaaaaataatcagcagaatTATCGATAGTGATTGATATTAATAATTGTAAGTTGCAGCCATACTACTCAGACAAAATATAACACAGTGTGACATGGTTAGTTCAATGATTTCATACACCAGGGACATACACGTACAGGACAAGAACCTCAAAACTAGCTTCGGTACATTCAGAAAGGAATATTTAAAAGGAATATATCGGAGAATCCTGGTTCACAAATACACAAGTGTCACAGAATACACGACAGTTTGTCTTGGTAGAGACAGGAACAACAGATTTTAGCTGAGAGAGTAAAACCAGTGAGGCCTACCTGCAGAATGATACAGGGGAAGACAGTTGtagatgatgtcatcatgacACAAGCCAAAGGAGTGGAAACCAAAGGCAGCAATGCGGAAATACCTGACAGGAGAGATGGAATAAAGTGCTGACATCGATCATCACCAGACCTCAGCTCATCAACAGACACTGACTGGAAATCATTATGGTCCAGCTGCAATTTAGTGATTATGGTGCCAAAATTTAAAGGCTTTTAATTATTCTTTATAGGTTGTTATATTGCCCTGACCTCAGAGTGTCAGAGTTACTAACTACAATGAgaaattcagtgtatttttaatGCCATTATCTTCAAATAAAAaggtcttatatatatatatatatatatatatatatatatatatatatataaaaaagaaaaagagagttgggcaacatgttttatacttttaaatattattcaatAATCTCATGTCCACGTATTCTGTATATAACCTTCGTTAAcaccttattttgaaaacctgATGTATCCTTCCGCTAAACTTCTCTGTCACAGTCAGCTTCATCTGGGCTATTACAAGTAATAGGAGGAAATGGACTTGTGTTTTCTTGTGATCTTGTGATAACAACTGTCTTCTTGAGAAGCTGGGTGGACATGTTTTCACAATTTTTCACACATGgaagggactgttctggctccattcctgttcacactgtatacagcagacttcaaatacaactctgagtcctgccacatccagaaat carries:
- the LOC131973859 gene encoding long-chain fatty acid transport protein 1-like isoform X2, producing the protein MHVMSGVTLCLSVFGAVRLFSLPWLYSLLAGLGLCMVWRGSWKFIHVAVCTIKRDLMCLVAILKVRLSMYRNLRNRSTIPALFAQKVTLHPDKPALIYEATGEVWSFRELQERCHAVAHWALAQGWAEGDVVALYMESHPLVVALWLGLAMIGVEAALINHNLRQHSLLHCVRVSGARAMVFGTEMKEAVSEVKDSLQPDMVLFSSGEKHDEEDLHSLQVQNLDSLLDGSPKHPPQYTLKKDFNDKLFYIYTSGTTGMPKAAVVVHSRYFRIAAFGFHSFGLCHDDIIYNCLPLYHSAGTIMGVGQCLLFGLTVVVRRKFSASRFWDDCVKYNCTVIQYIGEICRYLLAQPVRSSEAHHQVRVAYGNGLRPSVWEEFVQRFRIRRVGEFYGATECNCSLLNIDGKVGACGFNSRILPTFYPIRLVRVQENGELLRDSQGLCIPCLPAEPGMLVGRINDTDPLRRFDGYVDKDSTNRKIAHNVFKMGDSAYVSGDILVMDEYGYMYFRDRSGDTFRWRGENVSTTEVEGVLSRLLGHTVVAVYGVSVPGVEGKAGMAAIAHAGGQFDLNAFLIAVQKALPSYARPVFLRLMPSVDTTGTFKIQKTRLQREEYKPQDSSENIYFLNSRGGRYEAVTDELYDDIMEGRVCL
- the LOC131973859 gene encoding long-chain fatty acid transport protein 1-like isoform X1, yielding MHTVVFCISTGITMHVMSGVTLCLSVFGAVRLFSLPWLYSLLAGLGLCMVWRGSWKFIHVAVCTIKRDLMCLVAILKVRLSMYRNLRNRSTIPALFAQKVTLHPDKPALIYEATGEVWSFRELQERCHAVAHWALAQGWAEGDVVALYMESHPLVVALWLGLAMIGVEAALINHNLRQHSLLHCVRVSGARAMVFGTEMKEAVSEVKDSLQPDMVLFSSGEKHDEEDLHSLQVQNLDSLLDGSPKHPPQYTLKKDFNDKLFYIYTSGTTGMPKAAVVVHSRYFRIAAFGFHSFGLCHDDIIYNCLPLYHSAGTIMGVGQCLLFGLTVVVRRKFSASRFWDDCVKYNCTVIQYIGEICRYLLAQPVRSSEAHHQVRVAYGNGLRPSVWEEFVQRFRIRRVGEFYGATECNCSLLNIDGKVGACGFNSRILPTFYPIRLVRVQENGELLRDSQGLCIPCLPAEPGMLVGRINDTDPLRRFDGYVDKDSTNRKIAHNVFKMGDSAYVSGDILVMDEYGYMYFRDRSGDTFRWRGENVSTTEVEGVLSRLLGHTVVAVYGVSVPGVEGKAGMAAIAHAGGQFDLNAFLIAVQKALPSYARPVFLRLMPSVDTTGTFKIQKTRLQREEYKPQDSSENIYFLNSRGGRYEAVTDELYDDIMEGRVCL